CACTTAACGGTTCGGCTATGAGCAGTAGGGTCCCGCAGGACGCTATTGCTTATAGGTTTAGTTATCCCTGGTTTTCTATTTTTTCACTCAGCCAATCATTCACCTCAATAGTTAAATCATTCCAAATTGGAGTAATTCTGATCATATCTGCTAGAAGTGTCAGGACTTCTCCTTCTTCTAGCCCTATCCTTTCTGCAAGTTCCGTGATAAACAGATGATCATTGGGAGGGTTTTCTAAATCAATCAAAATTTGCTTTAATTCTAATTGCTTTGGATTTAGGTTTTCATTAGGGATTTCAACTATTGTATTCCTGTAATACCTTTCCGGGTTGATGTCTTCTGGGAGTATGAATTGTTTAATCTTGCTCAAAGTTTGCTCTCTCCTATCTTGCACATTCCCAATGTTTCCAGTTAGTACCTTATTTATTTGCGTTCTTTTTTCCTCTTCAGTCCTATAAATATCTCCATCTAAAACGAAGAGCATATTATCCAAATTTGGAATTTGATTAAGCACAGCTCCTGCTGCTGAAGTGAAGCAATTGAAGGCAGCACCAAATTCGACAATCTTCACTTGTCTTGCTATTCCAAGCTCGTGTGCAACTTGTTTTATTAGGAACCTAGCCAGAATATCTTCAGCGAATATTTCATAAGGTTTAACTTGTTGGCCAGTTAATCTGAAGAGCGCTTCAGTATTGGTGTTATTGTGACATATTGTTTTCGGAGGAGTCTGCTGAAGATGTTTGAATTCTACATCAGAATTATCGAGAATGCTGTGATTATGAGTGGTGAAAATGATTTGAAGATTTTTATTGATACTTAGTTCGTTCAATACAGGTAACAATCTACTCAACGAGCCTTCATGCATTAGTAGGTCAATTTCATCAATTAGAACTAGGCCATAATTAGGACATTTAATAACCTCTCCAATTATTTGAAATATTCTTTGTTCACCAGCCCCCATATTCAAGGATGAGTAATCCACTCCGGCATGACTTAATCCCAAATAGGTTTTTTGTTTGGTTGATAAGTGGTTTTGTATGGAAGTGTAGTTTCTGTTCATAACCTGTCCACCTAATCTTAGTAATTGAAGAGATTGTTGATCAGTAAGTGGAGTCGTATTAAATGTGATTCGAGAGAATTGTGTTTCTAGTTCAATAGCAGGAACACAAGTTCTTATCCCAATGAATGAGACATATCTCTTGGGCCTTCTTGAATATTTTGGTGCCCATCTGTCAGCTTGTTTAGTGTAGATTGTTGTGACGTCCGTATTTAATTCAGCATTGTCTCTAAAATCGTGAATCATTGAAAACTTACTTCCTGTCCAAGGAGAGTGATTGGTCGGAGTGAAAAACTGACTAAACTTATAGTTGATGGAGTTTTGACCATCGTTGGGTTGATACACACAAGCTAAGGTGTGAAGGAGTGTAGATTTTCCACATCCATTTGGGCCCAATATACCGGTTAGGCCAACTTCCTTAAATTCTATTTCAAAATCTCTGAGATTCTTTAGGAGTGTAAAACTTAACTTTCTTATCTTCTGTTGTGAAATTGCCATTTTTTTTTGATTTAATCTGGGATAACGGTTTGGCTAAAAAGCGTCGCCATCCCACAGGGTGGCGATGATTTTTAGCTAGTGTTATGAGCTTTTTTAAGGTCTAATAATTACTTTTACTTTTAAACCATTTTTATCTCGACTCAGATCATTTTCAATTCCTCTTGGATTTCCAATTAAACCTTCTGGATCATAGGTGAAGCATATCAAAGTTTCACAATCAGGATGAGATTCATATCTAGCAATATCATCAATTAATTGAGTGCCTAATTCTTTTGCTTTTAAGCCGGCTCTTGTTTTCTTGACTTCAAGCACAATTTTATAATCCTTTAATAGGAAGTCCATTCTGCTACTCTTCCCAGCATAACTCGGTGTCCATTCTTCAGGTCTTATGTCATCAAAATATAAATGAAGAATAGAATGTAATAGATTTTGTGCATCATATTCATCATTGACGTTTAATGTTTCTCTATAATCATAACGATGCCGCAGTTGTCGTACTACTTGATGGAACTTGTCAAAAATATTGAAAAGGGGAGTCGATGGATCAAACTCAGGAAATGATTCTGTTTTCAAAAGTCCTAAATTAAAATCCTCCTTGATTGATTCTAAAATGCCTATTCCTTGCTTTACTGAACTTTGGTATCCTCTATCCACATCTGACTTAAATGATTCAAGATAAGGACTGTTAGCTGGCAAATTGGCAGTGAGATAACTTAATACTTGAGTTTTCCAGGCAGTAAATTGGCCGCTATCTAATGTAGGAAATCCAATAACTCCAGGAGAATTAGGCCTATGAGTACTTAAAACAGAATTTCCCTTTTCAATAAGTTTAATTAGCCTTTCTTCTTCTATCATTGAGTACATCTTTAATTGCCCATAACATCTATATAACGGTATGCTTGTTATTTCACATATAGCTATTCACACGCTATAACCTGAACAGCAAATACTTAACCGATCACAAGCGTTTACAAACGACTAAAATCAGGTATAACAAGCACTTCAATTTAATCAATTCGCTCAGCAATCTCACATAAAACTTTCCCAACTAAACAATCTACTTTCCGAAAGTCATTTTCACGTTTGTGAGCGAAATTTAAATCTAGTCAACCTGTAGTGCCTTTGTCAATACCTAACCTTGGGTATATTGAGGATGAATTCACTGGTAAAAGAGAGATTCTGCTAAGGTTAAGGAGATCCCGGATCAAGTCCGGGAAGACGTGATAAGTTAAGGTGGGGCAAAACAAAAAAGGCCTGAATCTAAAGATTCAAGCCTTTTATTTGTAGCCCGTAGGGGAATCGAACCCCTGTTACCAGGATGAAAACCTGGCGTCCTAACCCCTAGACGAACGGGCCATTTCGTTAATGGAGGTGCAAATATAATGGGCTGTAATTTAAAAACAATAGGGGCGTTGATTTTTTTTACAAACTTTTTTCAAGGTACCGGTTCAAGTTCATCTTTATTTACGTTTTCAGCGTTTTTAAGGAGATGCATGGGTGCTACTTTTGGTCCGGTGTGCTGTTTTCTGAGCTTCGGGGTGTTCATAGACAGGTTATAAACAGGCATGGCTCCAAGGGTAGTCACAATGGCCATAAGCACAAGTATCGAGAACAGGTCCTGGGTTATTACCCCGTAAAGCAAACCTATATTAGCGATCAGCAACTCCATCAATCCCCTGGAATTGATCAGGCCTCCTATTGCTGATGATTCTCTCCAGGTGTATCCTGTGGCTTTCATGGTGACTGTGCAGATACCGTATTTCCCAACAACTGAAAACAGCAGGATAACCAGCCCTGGTATTATAATCGTGGGATTTTGAAATACCAGCAGGTTGGTGCTCAGGCCAGAGTAGGCAAAGAAAACGGGCAGGAACATCACTACAACGATATCTTTCAGCTTAACGGTTAGTGTATCTATAATGCCGGAAGTCCGGGGAATGGCGAGGCCTAAAACAAAACCGCCAAAAACAGAATACAGACCTATAACATCTGTAGCCAAGGCTGCACCCAGGAGCAAAACAAGTATAAAAGCAAAGTGCGCCTGGCTTAGCTCGCCTGTTTTTTCCGTAGCCTTGGCCACCTGCTTCAATATGGGTTTGATTATGCCAAATACTACCAGTACAAATATAAAAGCCCCTCCAAGGGTAACAAAACCGCCACTATAGCTCTGGCTGACAGCCATAGCGGTAACAAATGACAGGAGTATCCAGCTTATCACATCCTGAACGCTTGCTGCCAGTAAGGATAAGGCCCCTATCTTGGTGTTTATGAGCTTTTTTTCATGGAGTATCCTGGCCAGCATGGGGAAAGCGGTGATTGCAAGTGCTGTACCCATATAGATA
This region of Fulvivirga ulvae genomic DNA includes:
- a CDS encoding AAA family ATPase, coding for MAISQQKIRKLSFTLLKNLRDFEIEFKEVGLTGILGPNGCGKSTLLHTLACVYQPNDGQNSINYKFSQFFTPTNHSPWTGSKFSMIHDFRDNAELNTDVTTIYTKQADRWAPKYSRRPKRYVSFIGIRTCVPAIELETQFSRITFNTTPLTDQQSLQLLRLGGQVMNRNYTSIQNHLSTKQKTYLGLSHAGVDYSSLNMGAGEQRIFQIIGEVIKCPNYGLVLIDEIDLLMHEGSLSRLLPVLNELSINKNLQIIFTTHNHSILDNSDVEFKHLQQTPPKTICHNNTNTEALFRLTGQQVKPYEIFAEDILARFLIKQVAHELGIARQVKIVEFGAAFNCFTSAAGAVLNQIPNLDNMLFVLDGDIYRTEEEKRTQINKVLTGNIGNVQDRREQTLSKIKQFILPEDINPERYYRNTIVEIPNENLNPKQLELKQILIDLENPPNDHLFITELAERIGLEEGEVLTLLADMIRITPIWNDLTIEVNDWLSEKIENQG
- a CDS encoding cation:proton antiporter domain-containing protein — translated: MNNLELFVAVTMAVIVIMMAAQICGKLITAIGQPRVVGEMISGVLLGPTLFGNYFPELSANLFNKEVMSVLFVLCNLGLSIYMFLVGAEIDYKLFKKSTIKQAGALSFTGTLVPFGLGVVAAVLYHDTLAMEGISLSTFGIYMGTALAITAFPMLARILHEKKLINTKIGALSLLAASVQDVISWILLSFVTAMAVSQSYSGGFVTLGGAFIFVLVVFGIIKPILKQVAKATEKTGELSQAHFAFILVLLLGAALATDVIGLYSVFGGFVLGLAIPRTSGIIDTLTVKLKDIVVVMFLPVFFAYSGLSTNLLVFQNPTIIIPGLVILLFSVVGKYGICTVTMKATGYTWRESSAIGGLINSRGLMELLIANIGLLYGVITQDLFSILVLMAIVTTLGAMPVYNLSMNTPKLRKQHTGPKVAPMHLLKNAENVNKDELEPVP